The following proteins are co-located in the Bacteroidales bacterium genome:
- a CDS encoding LptF/LptG family permease — protein sequence MKKVDSFVLKSFIGPLVFTFFIVLIILLLQFLWMYVDELAGKGLEFKVLAELLYHFAMTFVPMALPLAILLASLMTFGNMGEFSELSALKASGIPLQRIMRPLIVLLAILAVVSFFFSNNVLPYSTEKARTLLWDIRRKKPDINIQAGTFYNGVPDFSIKITKKDPETNRLEDLIIYDHRDRRGNASVILADSGYMKLTPDETGLIMTIYSGHAYNEMPEKKAGVTYRRYPSRKDQFIEQSIVIPLTGFDLERSEEGLFKSNAAMKNIAELTFCIDSMNKKYTEKVNFQFSEFNETKLYFEKNYVTDFSDTPNPSDTLRRLKTFDARAIFDSLTVFDKRTALTSAIEKLKDANSFLTVKNESLHYEVKAIKRYEVEWNKKLTMSFACLVFFFIGAPLGAIIRKGGLGTPAVISIFFFVIYYVISISGQKLVEENVVGTFAGMWAASYILLPIGIFLTYKATTDSVIMNIDTYLMFFRKIRDYLFRFFMNGTGKKPASS from the coding sequence GTGAAAAAGGTTGACAGCTTTGTATTAAAATCATTTATAGGCCCGCTGGTTTTTACATTTTTCATTGTGCTTATCATACTCCTTTTGCAGTTCCTCTGGATGTATGTCGACGAACTGGCAGGTAAAGGTCTTGAATTCAAGGTCCTTGCCGAACTCCTTTACCATTTTGCCATGACCTTCGTTCCAATGGCACTGCCGCTGGCAATACTCCTCGCATCGCTTATGACTTTCGGTAATATGGGGGAATTCAGCGAGCTTTCTGCACTCAAAGCTTCAGGAATACCTCTTCAGAGAATAATGAGGCCACTGATCGTTCTTCTTGCAATCCTGGCAGTAGTCTCCTTCTTCTTTTCTAATAACGTCCTGCCCTATTCCACTGAAAAAGCGCGTACCCTGTTGTGGGATATCAGAAGAAAAAAACCTGACATAAATATTCAGGCCGGAACTTTCTATAACGGAGTGCCTGATTTCAGCATTAAGATTACAAAAAAAGATCCTGAAACAAACCGTCTGGAGGACCTTATAATATACGACCATCGCGACCGCAGAGGAAATGCCTCAGTAATACTCGCTGACTCTGGTTATATGAAATTAACTCCTGATGAAACAGGACTGATTATGACCATTTATTCCGGTCATGCCTATAACGAGATGCCTGAAAAAAAAGCTGGGGTCACTTACAGAAGGTATCCATCCAGAAAAGATCAATTCATAGAACAATCTATCGTAATCCCGCTTACCGGCTTCGATCTTGAACGAAGCGAAGAGGGCCTTTTCAAGTCAAATGCTGCAATGAAAAATATTGCAGAACTGACATTTTGTATTGACTCGATGAATAAAAAATATACTGAAAAAGTTAACTTTCAGTTCTCTGAATTTAATGAAACAAAGCTCTATTTCGAAAAAAATTATGTAACAGATTTTTCAGACACACCCAATCCTTCCGATACTCTGAGAAGACTTAAAACATTCGATGCCAGGGCTATTTTCGATTCCCTGACAGTTTTTGACAAAAGAACTGCACTTACTTCAGCTATAGAAAAGCTCAAAGATGCCAACAGCTTTCTTACTGTAAAAAATGAATCACTTCATTATGAGGTAAAAGCTATCAAGCGTTATGAGGTGGAATGGAATAAAAAACTGACAATGTCATTCGCCTGCCTGGTTTTCTTCTTTATTGGCGCTCCTCTTGGAGCAATAATACGTAAAGGAGGCCTTGGTACACCCGCAGTCATCTCTATCTTCTTCTTTGTCATATATTATGTCATATCAATTTCCGGTCAGAAGCTTGTTGAAGAAAATGTAGTTGGAACATTCGCAGGCATGTGGGCAGCTTCATATATTCTGCTGCCAATCGGGATCTTTCTCACATATAAAGCAACAACAGACTCGGTAATCATGAACATTGACACTTATCTTATGTTCTTCAGGAAGATAAGGGATTATTTATTTCGGTTTTTTATGAACGGTACAGGAAAAAAACCTGCATCAAGTTAA
- a CDS encoding tetratricopeptide repeat protein, producing the protein MKKALLILFSIILTTHQVSGIQITVTDSLKQVLKTSGEDTLKVNILISICKNESRSSPDSAIFYGTEALKLSESLGFGKGSANANKYIGMGYYFLGNYSETINYWQQALNSFEAINDKIGVSNILSNLGALYANQGDDVKALDYHLRSLKAAEESKNTLRIATSMINIGVIYLNNPKTHDLSLKYNLSALPLSEKIENNDAIGTASVNIGEVYFYRESYDTALFYYEKSLSAFRKSNSGNVPYTLTNIGKVYMKSGDFKKAIEVQKEGYEIAKQSDAKLEMAQTLLGLAETYSIAKDIKSAIKTYKEASETAEEIGAKKELKQAYEGLSVSYSKMSDYSNAFKYQTLLTNIKDTLYITANNNKIQFLELNYELDKKETLISLQDVKIKKQKFTQRTFIIGFILAILVAIQTYRNYRRKVRTNELLAKQKAEIEVINKNLTDSINYAERIQSAMFPSKDILSENLFEYFILFKPLDIVSGDFYWFKQNNNSIFVAAADCTGHGVPGAFMSILGLTFLNELVHSAITINANEVLIKLKDHVIRTLHQTQTYTSARDGMEMALFILDLETNIIQFSGARRPLYLLRDKQITEFAGDKMPLGIHDEADNSFTNKEIEIKKDDIVYLFSDGFVDQLGGPDRKTFKTKKFKDLLINNCHLSMNEQKEVLENAFEEWKSNIEQIDDILVIGIKFKFGAGGSEV; encoded by the coding sequence ATGAAGAAAGCATTACTCATCTTATTTTCTATAATTCTTACTACTCATCAGGTAAGTGGCATACAGATCACAGTAACGGATAGTTTAAAGCAGGTACTTAAAACCTCCGGGGAAGATACATTAAAGGTTAATATTTTGATTTCCATATGCAAAAATGAATCCAGATCGTCACCAGACAGTGCTATTTTCTACGGTACAGAAGCATTAAAGCTCTCTGAAAGTCTCGGTTTTGGTAAAGGCTCAGCAAATGCCAACAAGTATATTGGAATGGGTTATTATTTTCTCGGTAACTACAGTGAAACAATTAATTACTGGCAGCAAGCCTTAAACAGCTTCGAAGCCATAAACGATAAAATTGGCGTTTCGAATATCCTTAGTAACCTTGGCGCCCTTTATGCAAATCAGGGTGATGATGTAAAAGCCCTGGATTATCATCTGAGATCACTAAAAGCGGCAGAAGAATCTAAAAACACTCTCCGGATAGCAACATCAATGATCAATATAGGAGTTATCTACCTTAATAATCCTAAAACCCATGACCTCTCACTCAAGTATAATCTCTCAGCTTTGCCCCTGAGTGAAAAAATTGAAAATAATGATGCAATAGGTACTGCAAGTGTAAATATCGGTGAAGTATATTTCTACAGGGAATCATATGACACTGCTCTCTTCTATTATGAAAAATCGCTCAGCGCCTTCAGAAAATCGAATTCCGGAAATGTTCCTTATACCCTTACCAACATTGGAAAGGTTTATATGAAAAGCGGCGACTTTAAAAAGGCGATCGAGGTTCAGAAAGAAGGGTATGAGATTGCAAAACAATCAGATGCAAAGCTTGAGATGGCACAAACGCTTCTCGGACTGGCAGAAACATATTCTATAGCAAAAGATATTAAATCGGCCATAAAAACCTACAAAGAAGCCAGTGAGACAGCAGAAGAAATCGGAGCAAAGAAGGAATTAAAACAAGCATATGAAGGGCTCTCAGTTTCATATTCGAAAATGTCAGATTATAGCAATGCATTTAAATATCAGACACTGCTTACAAACATCAAGGACACTTTATACATTACAGCCAATAACAACAAGATTCAATTTCTGGAACTAAATTATGAACTCGACAAAAAGGAGACACTGATAAGCCTGCAGGATGTAAAAATCAAGAAACAGAAATTTACTCAGAGGACCTTTATTATCGGTTTTATATTAGCCATTCTGGTGGCTATACAAACTTACAGAAACTACCGGAGGAAAGTAAGGACCAATGAGCTCCTTGCCAAACAAAAGGCTGAAATAGAGGTCATAAACAAAAACCTTACTGACAGCATTAACTATGCCGAGAGGATCCAGTCAGCTATGTTCCCATCCAAAGATATTTTGTCGGAAAACCTTTTCGAATATTTTATTTTATTCAAGCCACTTGATATTGTCAGCGGTGATTTTTACTGGTTCAAACAAAATAACAATTCAATTTTTGTGGCAGCTGCAGACTGTACCGGACATGGAGTACCCGGAGCTTTTATGAGTATCCTTGGTCTTACGTTTCTTAATGAATTAGTGCATAGCGCTATTACAATTAATGCAAATGAAGTATTAATCAAGCTCAAGGATCACGTAATAAGAACCCTGCATCAGACTCAGACCTACACCAGTGCCAGAGACGGAATGGAAATGGCCCTTTTCATTCTGGATTTAGAAACCAATATAATCCAGTTTTCAGGAGCACGTCGTCCTTTATATCTGCTAAGAGATAAGCAGATTACCGAATTCGCAGGTGATAAAATGCCATTGGGGATCCATGATGAAGCGGACAACTCATTTACAAATAAAGAGATAGAAATAAAAAAGGATGATATCGTCTATTTATTTAGCGACGGATTTGTAGATCAGCTAGGGGGCCCTGACAGAAAAACATTCAAGACAAAGAAATTTAAAGATCTCCTGATAAACAATTGCCATCTCTCTATGAATGAGCAAAAAGAAGTTCTTGAAAATGCATTTGAGGAGTGGAAATCGAATATTGAACAGATAGATGATATCCTGGTAATAGGAATTAAATTCAAATTTGGGGCAGGCGGATCAGAGGTTTAG
- a CDS encoding FMN-binding protein yields MREEYKKAVDKNISAILGYGELKFLHTDSGKEYYSFRSSEERNNASMVLSSAKGRFESFDYMIIINPDYEIIDIKILKYRSEYGYEISNKGWLKQFYSKPDTRFEYRKNIDALSGATFSAQSLVNDVNLIIDYLKK; encoded by the coding sequence ATGAGAGAAGAGTACAAAAAAGCAGTTGATAAAAACATTTCAGCAATCCTTGGATATGGTGAACTAAAGTTTCTCCACACCGATTCAGGGAAAGAATATTACAGTTTCAGGTCGTCAGAGGAGAGAAACAATGCCTCTATGGTTCTTTCATCTGCAAAAGGCAGGTTCGAGAGCTTCGATTACATGATTATAATAAATCCTGATTATGAGATCATTGATATTAAAATTCTTAAATACCGGTCTGAGTACGGTTATGAAATATCCAATAAAGGATGGCTTAAACAGTTCTATAGTAAACCTGATACACGGTTCGAGTACCGGAAGAATATCGATGCTCTTTCAGGAGCAACTTTTTCTGCACAGTCGCTTGTCAATGACGTTAATCTGATAATAGATTATCTGAAAAAATAA
- a CDS encoding SRPBCC domain-containing protein, which produces MRLKFELEYTLNCSAKVLFSRLSTPEGLGEWFAEKVNVEGDLFSFFWNNTETKARLSAMKENKLVRFEWPEMDNEDENYFEFRINMDELTGDLALIITDFAEADEKEDAIYLWDNQIQDLKRLLGI; this is translated from the coding sequence ATGAGGTTGAAGTTCGAATTGGAATATACACTTAACTGTTCGGCGAAAGTTCTCTTCTCGCGTCTAAGTACACCTGAGGGTCTGGGCGAATGGTTTGCAGAGAAGGTAAACGTGGAAGGTGATCTCTTCTCATTTTTCTGGAACAATACCGAAACAAAAGCAAGGTTGTCGGCAATGAAGGAGAACAAACTGGTGAGATTTGAGTGGCCGGAGATGGATAATGAAGATGAAAACTATTTCGAGTTCAGGATAAATATGGACGAACTTACAGGCGATCTCGCACTTATCATAACTGATTTCGCTGAAGCAGACGAAAAAGAAGATGCCATTTATCTCTGGGATAATCAGATCCAGGACCTGAAGAGGCTTTTGGGGATATAA
- a CDS encoding T9SS type A sorting domain-containing protein — MKRSSLSNLSYLKVILNLLLLSFFFPLTSFSQKRDINIVVNCVEYIGNGTYKANFGYDNPNTQVVTVDQPNSVVLYNNGQTKKYAITSFLTGVQNKVFSQEFTSKDKVQWTVTLPNGVVKVVTADINSNHCSDVSDIIPYYAPPPGGKVSNKSLIGAELTSLYNTYKSLYPNFNAQSDNIFQLRVKNGVYQVFIEAVSVGTTGSLLTILNGWGFEKVLENAALKQLTGWMPISRLLDMNTLTSTLNYARPVYPGVGNYFVKQTGLTQSQGDKALRSDFTRLGYGIDGTGVKIGVISNSYNTKGGAAADVSNGDLPGTANPNGYTKNVDVLKDIDAASGIVMSDEGRAMLQIVHDIAPGAELAFYTGSMGELDMANGIRDLADPAKGKCNIIVDDISYITEPFFRDGVVASAVDDVVRQGVSFFTSAGNFGNWSFEDLYLAGPGTPRTIAGTAHDFGGSDIYQLVNLGEGTYTIVLQWDDGSDPTQSTTKTDMDLYLSSGNGSTVLGFNRVNTGGAPIEVIPFSVKAGGATTNILISKVSGTMPSVRFKYILFRGGDKFEIAEAAQKKGTSTIVGHANAAGAIAVGAVRFDRTPQYNGAIQVMSFSSQGGTPVNGVVRPDKPAFLAPNGVNTTVNLLTGNGDWQKDDDGDKIVDSDNPDPDTDMPNFFGTSASAPHAAAVAALIINAKIKFGGRNALGTGTAPSPAEILNILKASAIPVDLPANIAGAGFIQANKAIGLFANPKPYISNLVLAGTGTPGDPFTSFTALGDFFIPKTGIDSDPVYTTRIVFRTDTLPSANVTATNESTIFVTNTFLGNPVIMAYTPPKSPSRLDGGLSNPKKPSDQELITVTVSSVDVHKKYGAVMPDYTSTYLIQTASGNYSSLTDAVSAGKMLSEEAERLNHLDYSVTTEGKVVDSGTGVGSYSILPALSPSLNMENELDLSITEKYKLVFVDAGHLIIDKLPLKITPKDTTVVYGSILPDAKLDFKYEIVQDTEQPLVIDNISSILDSVRTAHTNALTNGISLVNGISLVNGVPLINGISLVNGISLVNGISLVNGIEVRVEVTGNETTVYVAGEPVGNGISLVNGISLVNGLPFVNMTDIVNGDALVNDGNILTISNGYITALNGISLVNQANPNGISLVNGISLVNGISLVNGIEVNISGTTVSVGGNVIGNGISLVNGAELLNVNGLVMVNSEHITNGISLVNGISIHVDNGIPNVNGISLVNGIPFDSDDIVKTGNLIVEFKDGNFRVSEISENGISLVNGISLVNGISLVNGISLVNGISLVNGISLVNGIAVEGTDGQISNVVDLNGMNFLASENAIGNLPKVNGISLVNGLDGVDGNSLKAASDPAQTDFISETNGISLVNGISLVNGTASVNGISLVNGISLVNSSTISETSNSGAIFVFDATDIPATPEEQLNVPLSPICFITGTTAGKHWIIPGTFLSDNFDVTYGLGTLTINRADLEIEALDGGKTYNAAEPELDYNITGLHGTDTETGSLIREPGEDAGVYKILQGSLNAGDNYNITYTPANFTIGQKALNVSASANDKEYDGLRDAEVMLSDDRVAGDGFELSYSNASFSDKNAGLNKIVTISGVSLAGEDAGNYRLSSDVVTASANIRIKSISVTAKTDTKVYDGNTLSDEVPVVDALMTGDVIVVFPVQAFDNSNAGTGKTLTPGGLIINDGNSGLNYSINYINDYTGVITAKSLNVTPVYPVLYINEGDPLPVINFNYNGSVANDIITCSVTVLREQDNLPYDINSSESAGKYVINPVLCNSNYTFTTIASGTLYVNPYGPGTHPVKPVLNCIQLLFEGTGFNYVANFEYKNDNSSDVYIPRGVNNLLLGNYAPIDAQPVLFKSGGGVFSVNFDGNKLSWTVASREEDHNASMAANANSSSTKCGSQPKSAAALISPDVIKQSETLPVDLVAYPNPVTDRITISMKGIENYDLISVFDYSGKSQQVTHTLRNQDMLEIDMSALSSGTYFIKVVINYNSRTFTVIKR, encoded by the coding sequence GTGAAAAGATCAAGTCTTTCCAACCTAAGTTACTTAAAGGTAATTTTAAATCTGTTATTATTAAGTTTCTTTTTTCCTCTTACCTCTTTTAGTCAGAAGAGGGATATTAATATCGTTGTTAACTGTGTCGAGTATATCGGAAATGGAACATATAAAGCCAATTTCGGATATGATAATCCAAACACCCAGGTTGTTACTGTGGATCAGCCCAACAGCGTCGTTCTATACAATAACGGGCAAACAAAGAAATATGCGATAACCTCGTTCCTGACAGGGGTGCAGAATAAGGTTTTCAGCCAGGAGTTCACATCTAAGGACAAGGTTCAGTGGACTGTAACTCTGCCTAATGGAGTTGTAAAGGTTGTGACGGCAGATATAAATTCCAACCATTGCAGTGATGTTAGCGACATAATACCTTATTATGCTCCGCCACCGGGTGGGAAGGTTAGTAATAAATCACTTATTGGTGCAGAGCTGACTTCGCTGTATAATACATACAAGAGTTTATATCCTAATTTCAATGCCCAGTCTGATAATATATTCCAGCTCAGAGTAAAGAACGGAGTATATCAGGTATTTATAGAGGCAGTATCTGTAGGTACGACAGGTAGTTTACTTACAATCCTCAACGGATGGGGGTTTGAAAAGGTTTTAGAAAATGCTGCTTTAAAGCAGTTAACAGGATGGATGCCAATATCCAGACTGCTGGATATGAACACACTGACTTCCACTCTTAATTACGCCAGACCAGTCTATCCGGGTGTCGGTAATTATTTTGTGAAGCAGACCGGACTAACCCAAAGTCAGGGTGATAAAGCACTGCGCTCTGATTTTACACGTTTGGGTTATGGTATTGATGGAACAGGTGTGAAGATAGGTGTAATTTCAAATAGTTATAATACAAAAGGCGGTGCAGCAGCTGATGTAAGTAATGGAGACCTTCCCGGAACTGCTAATCCGAATGGGTATACAAAGAATGTTGATGTACTTAAAGATATTGACGCGGCATCAGGAATAGTAATGTCCGACGAAGGCCGTGCCATGCTTCAGATTGTTCACGATATAGCTCCCGGCGCAGAACTGGCTTTTTATACCGGATCTATGGGTGAGCTGGATATGGCAAACGGAATCAGGGATCTTGCCGATCCCGCCAAAGGAAAATGTAATATAATTGTTGATGATATCAGCTATATAACTGAACCTTTTTTCCGTGACGGAGTTGTTGCCAGTGCTGTTGATGATGTGGTACGACAGGGAGTTTCCTTTTTCACATCTGCAGGTAATTTCGGAAACTGGTCATTTGAAGATTTATATTTAGCCGGTCCGGGGACTCCCCGTACTATAGCCGGGACTGCCCATGATTTCGGTGGTAGCGATATCTATCAGCTTGTGAATCTTGGAGAAGGCACTTATACAATAGTGTTGCAATGGGACGATGGTTCGGACCCAACCCAGTCTACAACTAAAACTGACATGGACCTTTATCTGTCGAGTGGTAACGGATCGACAGTTCTTGGATTTAACCGGGTTAATACCGGTGGAGCCCCAATAGAAGTTATACCATTCTCTGTAAAGGCAGGAGGAGCTACTACAAATATTCTTATTTCTAAAGTCTCCGGTACTATGCCTTCGGTTCGTTTTAAATATATATTATTCAGGGGTGGAGATAAATTTGAAATTGCCGAGGCTGCACAAAAGAAGGGCACTTCTACTATTGTTGGTCATGCAAATGCTGCAGGAGCTATCGCTGTTGGAGCTGTAAGGTTCGACCGTACACCACAGTATAACGGTGCAATTCAGGTTATGTCTTTTTCCTCTCAGGGAGGGACTCCGGTAAATGGTGTTGTAAGGCCAGACAAGCCTGCTTTCTTAGCTCCAAACGGGGTGAACACAACTGTTAATCTTTTAACAGGAAACGGTGACTGGCAGAAAGATGATGACGGGGATAAGATTGTCGATTCAGATAATCCTGATCCGGATACAGACATGCCAAATTTCTTTGGTACATCAGCCTCTGCTCCTCATGCAGCAGCTGTTGCTGCCCTTATCATTAATGCCAAAATAAAATTCGGTGGCAGAAATGCTCTGGGAACAGGTACTGCTCCATCTCCTGCAGAGATCCTGAACATATTGAAAGCCTCCGCTATTCCGGTGGATCTGCCAGCTAATATTGCCGGTGCAGGATTTATTCAGGCCAATAAGGCAATAGGGCTCTTTGCTAATCCAAAGCCTTATATTTCAAACCTCGTTTTGGCAGGTACCGGTACTCCCGGCGATCCTTTTACCTCATTTACAGCTCTCGGAGATTTCTTCATTCCAAAAACCGGAATTGATTCAGATCCGGTATATACAACCAGGATAGTCTTCAGGACTGATACACTTCCATCAGCAAATGTTACAGCGACAAATGAAAGTACAATATTTGTAACCAATACATTTCTGGGAAATCCGGTTATTATGGCTTATACACCTCCAAAGTCACCCAGCCGTCTCGACGGAGGATTGTCGAATCCAAAGAAACCTTCTGATCAGGAATTAATAACAGTTACTGTATCTTCAGTTGATGTGCATAAAAAATATGGTGCTGTTATGCCGGACTATACATCTACATACCTTATTCAAACAGCGAGTGGTAATTATTCTTCTCTTACCGATGCTGTTTCTGCAGGAAAAATGCTTTCAGAAGAAGCTGAAAGGCTGAACCATCTCGATTATAGTGTAACCACCGAAGGTAAAGTGGTTGATTCAGGAACCGGTGTGGGATCGTACTCTATTTTGCCCGCTTTAAGCCCTTCACTGAACATGGAGAATGAACTTGACCTTTCTATTACTGAAAAATATAAGCTTGTATTTGTTGATGCGGGACACCTTATAATCGATAAACTACCGCTTAAGATTACTCCGAAAGACACAACAGTAGTTTATGGAAGTATATTACCTGATGCTAAACTGGATTTCAAATACGAAATTGTTCAGGATACCGAACAACCCTTAGTAATTGATAACATCAGCTCAATACTTGATTCAGTAAGGACCGCTCATACCAATGCATTAACCAACGGTATTTCCCTGGTAAACGGGATCTCACTCGTAAACGGAGTACCTCTGATTAATGGAATATCGCTGGTTAATGGTATCTCACTTGTAAATGGTATTTCACTGGTTAATGGAATAGAAGTAAGAGTTGAGGTAACAGGCAATGAGACAACTGTTTATGTGGCCGGAGAACCAGTAGGGAATGGAATTTCACTTGTTAACGGTATTTCGCTTGTGAACGGACTTCCTTTTGTCAATATGACCGATATCGTTAATGGTGATGCACTTGTAAATGATGGGAATATTTTAACAATCAGCAACGGTTATATAACTGCTCTTAACGGCATATCACTTGTTAACCAGGCAAATCCAAACGGAATTTCGCTGGTAAACGGAATCTCACTGGTAAATGGGATCTCATTGGTAAATGGAATTGAAGTTAATATCTCAGGCACAACCGTATCAGTAGGTGGTAATGTTATCGGAAACGGGATTTCACTGGTGAACGGCGCCGAATTGCTGAACGTCAACGGTTTAGTTATGGTAAACAGTGAGCATATAACTAATGGAATCTCACTTGTTAATGGAATTTCAATTCATGTTGATAACGGTATCCCCAATGTAAACGGGATATCCCTGGTAAATGGAATCCCATTTGACTCAGATGACATTGTTAAGACAGGTAACCTGATAGTCGAATTTAAAGATGGAAATTTCAGGGTATCTGAGATATCTGAGAACGGAATATCTCTTGTGAATGGTATTTCTCTTGTAAATGGCATCTCACTTGTTAACGGAATATCACTTGTAAACGGAATCTCGCTTGTTAACGGAATCTCACTTGTAAATGGTATTGCTGTTGAAGGAACAGATGGTCAGATCTCGAATGTTGTTGATCTTAATGGAATGAATTTCCTGGCAAGTGAAAATGCTATCGGAAATCTGCCAAAAGTTAATGGTATTTCACTTGTGAATGGCCTGGATGGCGTTGACGGGAATTCTCTAAAAGCAGCGTCCGACCCCGCTCAGACAGATTTTATTTCTGAGACAAATGGTATCTCACTCGTTAATGGAATATCTCTTGTTAACGGGACTGCATCTGTGAATGGAATTTCGCTTGTAAATGGAATTTCGCTGGTTAACTCATCTACTATCAGTGAAACAAGTAACTCCGGTGCTATCTTTGTTTTTGACGCAACAGATATTCCGGCCACTCCTGAGGAACAACTTAATGTTCCGCTTAGTCCGATCTGTTTTATTACGGGTACAACAGCCGGGAAACACTGGATTATCCCGGGTACTTTCCTCTCAGATAATTTTGATGTCACATATGGACTTGGAACACTTACAATCAACAGGGCAGATCTCGAAATTGAGGCATTAGATGGAGGGAAAACCTATAATGCTGCTGAGCCTGAGTTAGATTATAACATTACTGGTCTCCATGGTACTGATACTGAAACCGGATCTTTGATACGGGAACCAGGCGAGGATGCCGGAGTATATAAAATCCTTCAGGGAAGTTTAAATGCCGGTGACAATTATAATATTACCTATACTCCGGCAAATTTCACAATCGGTCAGAAAGCTCTCAATGTCTCTGCTTCCGCTAACGACAAGGAATATGATGGACTAAGGGATGCCGAGGTAATGCTTTCAGATGACAGAGTCGCCGGAGACGGATTTGAATTATCATATTCTAATGCTTCATTTTCAGATAAGAATGCAGGGTTAAATAAGATTGTTACTATTTCAGGAGTCAGTTTAGCCGGAGAAGATGCCGGAAATTACAGACTAAGTTCTGATGTTGTTACGGCTTCTGCTAATATCAGAATTAAAAGTATCAGTGTCACAGCAAAAACCGACACTAAGGTATACGATGGAAATACTTTGTCTGATGAAGTACCCGTGGTTGATGCCTTAATGACCGGTGATGTAATTGTCGTTTTCCCGGTGCAGGCATTTGATAACAGTAATGCAGGAACAGGAAAAACACTGACTCCCGGGGGATTGATTATAAATGACGGGAACAGCGGACTTAACTATAGTATCAATTATATCAATGATTATACTGGTGTAATTACAGCCAAATCACTTAATGTAACGCCTGTTTATCCTGTTCTTTATATCAATGAAGGTGACCCTCTGCCTGTGATTAACTTTAACTACAACGGATCTGTTGCAAATGATATAATTACATGTTCAGTAACTGTGTTACGTGAACAGGATAATCTTCCATACGACATAAACTCATCTGAGTCTGCCGGAAAATATGTAATTAATCCTGTATTATGTAACAGCAATTATACTTTCACAACAATTGCATCTGGTACGTTGTATGTCAATCCATACGGACCCGGAACCCATCCTGTGAAGCCAGTACTGAATTGTATCCAGTTACTGTTTGAAGGGACAGGTTTTAATTATGTTGCAAATTTTGAATACAAAAATGACAATAGCAGCGATGTTTATATACCAAGAGGAGTTAATAATCTGCTTCTGGGAAATTATGCACCGATTGATGCACAGCCGGTATTATTCAAATCAGGAGGTGGTGTTTTTAGTGTAAATTTTGACGGGAACAAGCTATCATGGACTGTTGCAAGCAGGGAAGAAGACCATAATGCTTCAATGGCTGCAAACGCAAATTCAAGTTCAACAAAATGCGGATCACAGCCAAAATCTGCAGCTGCCCTGATTTCCCCTGATGTGATAAAACAGTCGGAAACTCTGCCTGTCGACCTTGTAGCTTATCCTAACCCTGTAACTGACAGAATTACCATATCGATGAAAGGAATTGAAAACTATGATTTGATAAGTGTATTCGACTACTCAGGGAAATCGCAACAGGTTACCCATACTTTAAGGAACCAGGATATGCTTGAAATCGATATGTCAGCTTTATCTTCAGGTACATACTTTATCAAAGTTGTAATCAATTATAACTCCAGAACATTTACAGTTATAAAACGTTAA